Proteins from a single region of Trichoderma asperellum chromosome 3, complete sequence:
- a CDS encoding uncharacterized protein (EggNog:ENOG41), whose translation MSSPEPHGSSGFTDSESSAESLEFQEHQYTATHTSAPPGEGGGYNFYTHPARTSVLDANGDLVLDPTLRLGPAPAANSTEMDYAAAQGDTANVWRTPGGSLPSFSRAFDFFASEPTSATVDDDRFFVPSYLKGSTYVQKLEEAYNKKLEAQKEVKRTKGNGQDISASSLSTTPLPGGAHRGMLHTVLERAPFDDGDSLAPLPRHWNTADMWTSIEVMPNMLGLKFSGPKNHHERDHEASAIRADHFMPPQCGIYYYEVHIISGKQDDTTIAIGFSTKTASLSRPVGWEPESWGYHGDDGRCFTGQNIGRSYGPSFTTGDVIGCGVNFRDHTAFWTKNGHMLGFAVQDIPRHKLYPSVSLKKQGEEILVNFGQEPFVYNIDDLMNEQRESIQRAIQRTDTSHLEPGMNETDLIQTLVLQFLQHDGYVETARAFAEDMKLQKEALNLNPDVTVDGVNIKDDEDANNRQRIRQAILDGEIDQALKYTDMYYPQVLQDNEQVYFKLRCRKFIEMVRKAAELSIKYDGKRGGDQEMDLDLNGSHGWGDNMETDGGDHRAELTKLENKMLKYGQSLQGEYAGDSRKEIGKALNEIWALVAYKNPLKEPQVSHLLEEKGRVTVAEELNSAILSSLGKSSRASLETLYAQTSVLLEDLRKDGGPGAFVSLQDVVDSIQQFPQV comes from the exons ATGTCCAGTCCGGAACCGCATGGCTCATCTGGCTTCACAGACTCGGAATCGTCTGCTGAATCCCTCGAATTTCAAGAACATCAATACACAGCGACTCACACCTCCGCTCCTCCCGGCGAAGGAGGCGGTTACAACTTCTATACGCACCCTGCCCGAACATCCGTGCTAGACGCCAACGGTGACTTGGTTCTCGATCCTACGCTACGTCTAGGGCCCGCGCCGGCCGCAAACTCGACTGAGATGGACTATGCGGCGGCACAGGGCGATACGGCCAACGTATGGAGGACCCCTGGCGGCAGCTTACCGTCTTTTTCTCGAGCTTTCGACTTCTTTGCCTCAGAGCCTACGAGCGCCACAGTAGACGACGACAGATTCTTCGTGCCATCGTATCTAAAGGGATCGACATACGTTCAAAAGTTGGAGGAAGCATACAACAAGAAGCTGGAAGCTCAGAAAGAAGTGAAGCGGACCAAGGGGAATGGGCAAGATATCAGCGCCTCAAGTCTCAGCACGACACCGCTGCCTGGTGGCGCACACAGAGGCATGCTGCATACCGTCCTGGAAAGAGCACCGTTTGATGACGGCGACAGTCTAGCGCCCCTTCCTAGGCACTGGAACACAGCAGATATGTGGACTTCAATAGAGGTGATGCCAAATATGCTGGGGCTCAAATTCTCAGGACCCAAGAACCATCACGAGCGCGACCATGAGGCTAGCGCCATTCGGGCGGACCATTTCATGCCTCCGCAATGTGGGATATATTATTACGAAGTACACATTATTTCTGGTAAACAAGATGA TACAACCATTGCGATCGGATTTTCAACTAAGACCGCATCATTGTCGCGGCCTGTAGGCTGGGAACCAGAGTCTTGGGGTTATCATGGGGATGACGGCCGGTGCTTCACAGGTCAAAATATCGGCCGAAGTTATGGGCCCTCTTTTACGACTGGTGACGTTATCGGTTGCGGAGTCAACTTTCGAGACCACACGGCATTCTGGACCAAAAATGGACATATGCTAG GATTCGCAGTTCAGGATATTCCCAGACACAAGCTATATCCGTCTGTCAGTCTGAAAAAGCAGGGCGAGGAAATATTGGTCAACTTCGGACAGGAACCGTTTGTCTACAATATTGACGACTTGATGAAT GAACAACGCGAGAGCATCCAGAGAGCCATTCAAAGGACAGATACTTCACATCTTGAGCCAGGTATGAATGAGACGGATCTCATCCAAACCTTGGTATTGCAGTTCCTTCAACACGATGGCTATGTGGAGACGGCGCGTGCTTTTGCAGAGGATATGAAGCTGCAAAAGGAGGCCCTGAATTTGAATCCGGACGTAACGGTGGACGGTGTCAATATcaaggatgatgaggatgcaaATAATCGACAGC GAATTCGGCAAGCGATTCTTGACGGAGAAATAGACCAGGCACTCAAGTACACCGACATGTACTATCCTCAGGTCCTCCAAGATAACGAGCAGGTGTATTTCAAATTACGGTGCCGCAAGTTCATCGAGATGGTGCGAAAGGCTGCTGAGCTGAGCATAAAATACGACGGCAAAAGAGGTGGCGACCAAGAGATGGACCTGGATCTGAATGGCAGCCACGGCTGGGGAGACAACATGGAGACTGACGGCGGGGACCACAGAGCGGAACTGACCAAGTTGGAAAACAAAATGCTCAAATACGGCCAGTCTCTGCAGGGAGAATATGCCGGCGATTCGAGGAAGGAGATTGGTAAAGCATTGAACGAGATTTGGGCGCTCGTGGCATACAAGAACCCGCTCAAAGAGCCACAAGTTAGCCACCTgctggaagaaaagggccGAGTGACGGTTGCTGAGGAGCTGAATTCTGCCATTTTAT CATCACTCGGAAAGTCATCCCGAGCATCACTGGAAACGTTGTATGCGCAGACTAGCGTGCTGCTTGAAGACTTGCGAAAGGATGGTGGTCCCGGTGCGTTTGTGTCGCTACAGGACGTGGTAGATAGCATTCAACAGTTTCCACAGGTGTGA
- a CDS encoding uncharacterized protein (EggNog:ENOG41~antiSMASH:Cluster_3.5~SECRETED:SignalP(1-17)) has protein sequence MVLLEHLPLLGLALGLAHHHHYHGRVSHSQPAQLNHATVPQISDGSSQLHQVPPKLIATRASDESNETTIQITQTHLQGILDRIKSLEEEIAGMMASRANSSLDSSSTPVQHSSQDPDDIEFSKATMAAMKPARPQQETNTTPGAAIGGLFKEASVNLDDSDILTETSTITVTSTTRITRLVTIAPTTIVTLTTISTNSANESKSKALIPFSSDKVAAIPPKTTLANAARPSSSSSPASFKTELKQPTLIQPTTTSLSSNTSMTFHRASPPVMSSGFMTVRRAARSV, from the exons atggttCTTCTTGAACATCTCCCCCTTCTCGGGCTCGCTTTGGGTCTTgcacaccaccaccactatcaCGGGAGAGTATCTCATAGTCAACCAGCTCAGTTAAATCACGCTACCGTCCCCCAGATTTCTGATGGTTCATCTCAACTCCATCAGGTTCCTCCCAAATTGATTGCCACCCGGGCGTCAGATGAGAGCAATGAGACTACAATCCAAATTACCCAAACCCATTTACAGGGCATCTTGGACAGAATCAAATctcttgaagaagagatcGCCGGTATGATGGCATCCAGAGCTAACTCTTCTCTagattcttcttccactccCGTTCAACACTCCTCCCAGGACCCCGATGATATCGAGTTTTCCAAGGCCACCATGGCGGCAATGAAGCCTGCGAGGCCACAACAAGAAACAAATACTACCCCAGGAG CTGCCATCGGGGGTTTGTTCAAAGAGGCTTCTGTCAACTTGGATGATTCAGATATATTAACCGAGACGTCCACAATAACAGTCACCTCAACGACTCGTATCACGCGCTTGGTCACCATAGCGCCGACGACGATAGTTACATTGACCACAATTTCAACCAATTCTGCGAAT GAAAGCAAATCCAAGGCTTTGATTCCCTTTTCCAGTGACAAGGTTGCTGCGATTCCTCCAAAAACCACGTTGGCAAATGCTGCTCGACCTTCCAGCTCGTCATCACCAGCAAGTTTTAAAACAGAGCTAAAGCAGCCAACACTAATACAGCCAACAACCACCTCTCTCAGCTCTAATACTTCGATGACCTTTCATCGAGCATCGCCTCCGGTGATGTCGAGCGGATTCATGACTGTGCGGAGGGCTGCCAGATCTGTATGA
- a CDS encoding uncharacterized protein (EggNog:ENOG41), which produces MDVNNLFSVKGKVVLVTGGAKGIGRMIAQGFVENGAKVYLNGRDAPACTSAAAELTSLARNGGSAHALPGDLQDLAQVQDLVKRLTDLEPAGLHVLVNNAGAAWGADVDSYPDHAWNKVLTLNLHRVFTLTQLCLPLLEKVASQDDPARVIHIGSIDGIRVPTVSNIAYAASKAGLHHMSSVLAKELGPRYITSNVLACGPFATKMMRATLDSVGEYIRSELPLRRIGTPEDVAGASLFLASRAGAFCNGALIRIDGGASNVAKL; this is translated from the exons ATGGATGTCAACAATCTATTCAGCGTCAAG GGCAAAGTCGTCCTCGTCACCGGAG gcGCCAAAGGCATCGGCCGCATGATCGCCCAAGGCTTCGTCGAAAACGGCGCCAAAGTCTACCTCAACGGCCGCGACGCCCCGGCCTgcacctccgccgccgccgaactGACCTCGCTCGCGCGCAACGGCGGCTCCGCGCACGCCCTGCCCGGCGACCTCCAGGACCTCGCCCAGGTGCAGGACCTCGTGAAGCGCCTCACCGACCTCGAGCCCGCCGGCCTGCACGTGCTGGTCAACAACGCCGGCGCGGCCTGGGGCGCCGACGTCGACTCGTACCCGGACCACGCGTGGAACAAGGTCCTGACGCTCAACCTGCACCGAGTCTTCACCTTGACGCAGCTGTgcctgccgctgctggaaaAGGTCGCCTCGCAGGACGACCCGGCCCGCGTGATCCACATCGGGAGCATCGACGGCATCCGCGTGCCGACCGTGTCCAACATTGCCTACGCGGCGAGCAAGGCCGGCCTGCATCACATGTCGAGCGtgctggccaaggagctggGGCCGCGCTACATCACCAGCAACGTGCTGGCGTGCGGACCGTTTGCGACTAAGATGATGAGGGCGACGCTGGACTCTGTGGGGGAGTATATTCGAAGCGAGCTGCCGTTGAGGAGGATTGGCACGCCGGAGGATGTGGCGGGTGCCAGTTTGTTCCTGGCAAGTCGAGCAGG TGCATTCTGCAATGGCGCTTTGATCCGTATCGATGGAGGCGCATCTAATGTGGCCAAGCTATAA
- a CDS encoding uncharacterized protein (EggNog:ENOG41) codes for MDPSSSTNASSSTASSTRPSPNSSAAAMVPAPIQVKAPSTEPFLKDFTLIAEAAKRAQVAVMVRDFEDVGI; via the coding sequence ATGgacccttcttcttccacaaaCGCCTCCTCATCGACCGCCTCATCAACAAGGCCGTCTCCCAACAGctcagccgccgccatggtcCCTGCCCCCATCCAGGTCAAGGCCCCTTCAACCGAGCCCTTCCTGAAGGACTTTACCCTCATCGCCGAGGCTGCCAAACGCGCGCAGGTCGCAGTCATGGTGCGCGACTTCGAGGATGTCGGCATCTGA
- a CDS encoding uncharacterized protein (antiSMASH:Cluster_3.5), whose translation MGSMGTSVPPFEVLTDARPDDNSLPAFLVSTTRGFLPRADPIATLPKEFDALESILQRMPVKTLSGEPGLLAHSKLGEEVDNNFPDLTDAMDLYKGNLPLMNALYRDYSFLASAYLLEPCHERFVKGEGYGLGRQTLPKNIARPIARCAELTGFMPFMEYAGSYALYNYRLEDPAKGLEYDNIRLIRAFEHGLDPTSSEAGFVLVHIDMVKNSGPLVAATMRCLEEASKASTNPDPVEGRRSFNEGLSDIVTAMKKINSVMETMWGKSRPRDYTSFRTFIFGITGQSMFPNGVVYEGLFDNKPQSFRGESGANDSMVPLMDNFLQLPLPNTPLTAILTDFREYRPSNHKTFLQYVKGRSLELDLKDYALGNKIEPTSEEEKDLLRQTCSLWIQVLNEVRDFRWRHWCFAREYILKQTSHPTATGGSPIVTWLPNQLEAVLAEMVNVHDLSKAKHQKGLGTVAEDIMEAALRQRDTLRKEVDKFCADRGVAREN comes from the exons ATGGGTTCCATGGGCACCAGCGTACCTCCATTCGAGGTCCTCACAGATGCTCGTCCTGATGACAACTCCCTCCCTGCCTTCTTGGTGTCCACCACCAGAGGCTTCCTCCCTCGTGCAGACCCTATTGCCACTCTGCCCAAGGAGTTTGATGCGTTAGAGTCTATCCTCCAGCGTATGCCCGTCAAGACTCTGTCTGGCGAGCCAGGTCTTCTTGCCCACAGCAAGCTCGGTGAAGAAGTTGACAACAACTTCCCTGATCTCACTGATGCAATGGACCTGTATAAGGGAAACCTCCCCCTGATGAATGCCCTCTACCGAGATTACTCGTTCCTTGCTTCTGCGTATCTTCTTGAGCCTTGTCATGAACGGTTCGTCAAGGGCGAAGGCTATGGCTTAGGACGCCAGACTCTTCCCAAGAACATTGCTCGCCCTATCGCTCGATGTGCTGAGCT CACCGGCTTTATGCCTTTCATGGAGTATGCTGGATCTTATGCGCTCTACAACTACCGTCTTGAGGATCCCGCAAAGGGCTTGGAGTATGATAACATTCGTCTCATTCGTGCCTTTGAACATGGCCTTGACCCAACTTCATCCGAGGCCGGCTTCGTTCTTGTCCACATTGACATGGTCAAGAACTCGGGCCCCTTGGTTGCGGCCACTATGCGCTGCTTAGAAGAAGCTTCCAAGGCCTCTACTAACCCCGACCCAGTCGAGGGGCGTAGATCCTTCAATGAAGGCCTCTCTGATATCGTCacggcgatgaagaagatcaaCTCTGTCATGGAGACCATGTGGGGAAAGTCTCGTCCCAGAGACTACACCAGCTTCCGCACCTTCATCTTCGGTATCACTGGCCAATCCATGTTCCCCAATGGTGTCGTCTATGAAGGTCTCTTTGACAACAAGCCCCAGTCGTTCCGAGGTGAATCTGGCGCCAATGACTCCATGGTGCCCCTCATGGACAACTTCCTTCAGCTTCCCCTGCCCAACACCCCTCTGACGGCTATCCTGACGGACTTCCGTGAGTACCGTCCCAGCAACCACAAAACCTTCTTGCAGTACGTCAAGGGCCGCTCTCTAGAGCTGGATCTCAAGGACTATGCTCTGGGCAACAAGATTGAGCCCACctcggaggaagagaaggattTGCTCCGCCAGACTTGCAGCCTATGGATCCAGGTTCTCAACGAGGTGCGAGACTTCCGCTGGCGCCACTGGTGCTTCGCCAGGGAGTACATCTTGAAGCAGACATCCCACCCAACCGCCACCGGTGGCAGCCCCATTGTCACTTGGCTTCCTAACCAGCTGGAGGCGGTGCTGGCAGAGATGGTGAATGTGCATGATCTGTCCAAGGCCAAGCACCAGAAGGGCTTGGGCACGGTTGCCGAGGATATCATGGAGGCAGCGCTGCGGCAGAGGGACACCCTGCGGAAGGAGGTTGACAAGTTCTGCGCCGACCGCGGTGTCGCGAGGGAGAACTGA
- a CDS encoding uncharacterized protein (EggNog:ENOG41~antiSMASH:Cluster_3.5): MEALLSLAFDNLSSYDGPKIRKGLRQVEGLLAQICLSNGSSGRARSTSVSSTAPDDYEDASGTAPRKDLAQLTQDPAFREFFKLQEGFEWNVAMRLVGTLDRLMAKGSDGQNDLLILSALDLIQGVTLLHPPSKSLFAREQNMNLLLDLLEPYNCPAIQSATLLTLVVALIDTPNNTRTFEGLDGLLTVTSLFKSRSTSREVKLKLVEFLYFYLMPETPSAPRADQRESVFQRSPSKLSGAFHVDARNGRKRANSSGVTTLTTAEKQQLLSRHLSSVEDLVKDLRNCAPFGGIVC, from the exons ATGGAAGCTCTCTTGTCACTCGCTTTCGATAATCTTTCGTCATATGATGGACCCAAAATCCGCAAGGGCTTGCGCCAAGTAGAGGGTCTTCTAGCACAGATCTGCCTATCCAACGGGTCTTCAGGCCGAGCACGGTCTACTTCTGTATCCTCGACAGCGCCTGACGACTACGAAGATGCATCCGGCACAGCTCCTCGCAAAGATCTCGCCCAGCTCACCCAAGACCCGGCATTTCGAGAGTTCTTCAAGCTGCAGGAGGGATTCGAATGGAACGTTGCTATGCGCTTGGTAGGCACACTAGATCGGCTCATGGCCAAGGGTAGTGATGGTCAGAATGACTTGCTCATTCTCAGTGCACTGGACCTCATCCAAGGCGTCACCCTGCTGCATCCTCCGAGCAAATCTCTGTTTGCGCGAGAGCAGAATATGAAT CTCTTATTAGATCTTCTCGAACCATATAACTGCCCCGCGATCCAGTCAGCTACCCTCCTGACCCTGGTAGTCGCTCTCATCGACACTCCGAACAACACACGCACCTTCGAAGGGCTTGATGGCCTGCTTACTGTTACCTCTCTCTTCAAATCTCGATCAACCTCTCGTGAGGTCAAGCTAAAGCTCGTCGAATTCCTCTACTTCTACCTTATGCCCGAGACACCCTCCGCCCCTCGAGCTGACCAGCGAGAGTCTGTGTTCCAGCGCAGCCCTTCGAAGCTTTCTGGCGCATTCCACGTCGATGCTAGAAACGGACGCAAGCGTGCCAATAGCAGCGGGGTTACAACTTTGACCACGGCAGAGAAACAGCAACTTCTGAGTCGCCACCTTAGTAGCGTGGAAGACTTGGTCAAGGATCTGAGAAACTGCGCGCCATTCGGTGGTATCGTATGCTGA
- a CDS encoding uncharacterized protein (antiSMASH:Cluster_3.5) has product MPKARMAMMPSTLRSSPIKHLAKLQRSIGLFFFQGRITTYYQHICGHPGRPLLTKRSSRQEWRLFFKASRDSPNDRAAISRAGMEPKDLAAAEIHPPPLAFPVMILFLV; this is encoded by the coding sequence ATGCCCAAGGCAagaatggcgatgatgccatCGACATTACGGAGTAGTCCTATCAAACACCTTGCCAAGCTCCAACGCTCAATtggcctctttttcttccaagGCAGGATTACTACTTACTATCAACATATATGTGGACATCCAGGCCGCCCGCTGCTAACTAAAAGGAGCAGCCGACAAGAGTGGaggctattttttaaagcaagCAGAGACTCTCCCAACGACAGAGCAGCGATCTCGAGAGCTGGCATGGAACCCAAAGAtctcgcagcagctgaaatCCATCCTCCACCCCTCGCTTTCCCGGTCATGATCCTCTTCCTTGTCTAA
- a CDS encoding uncharacterized protein (TransMembrane:1 (n3-13c17/18o252-274i)~EggNog:ENOG41~antiSMASH:Cluster_3.5~SECRETED:SignalP(1-17)): MRFLFVLSLSGLATASAARDRFAALPIIPEGLTPRYVFDRSQPLLKRDGICGDNHHSCLDIGHGDACCDNDSYCFLNTSFEPKCCEIGQTCAPNNPCPASAVRCTVTTTLTLTHTSSPTQTRAKETTITSKSTSVITGCCGRSCPRTSQYLCAKTLGGECCPFDTNCEADGNCVFTKTKPPPGLTPAATGSCTTSQFRCSDGNGCCNNGATCTSFSGSAYCSTATGGPTSTLVAPSDGGSSSSGGLSAGAEAGIAVGSVVGGGLIVAAAVWYLFRRRRAAAAANHVYNPADPQPRDVNGDAAAPSGPTMSTAPATPRTWRQRWTMASSLTPSGAVTDAGTIRSPSSAPDPVEIGSEALSEVAGSEVMTPKSEITGFALTGLRTPETIDGRFELGGTEMAWPQPSPASPEPSPQPEEQKRDSKSNSSR; the protein is encoded by the exons ATGAGGTTCCTCTTCGTGCTCTCGCTCTCCGGCCTCGCTACCGCCAGCGCCGCCCGGGATAGATTCGCTGCTCTGCCAATTATACCAGAAGGGTTGACGCCGCGATATGTTTTCGATAGGTCACAACCGCTCTTGAAGCGCGATGGAATCTGCGGTGACAACCACCACAGCT GCCTCGATATCGGCCACGGTGATGCCTGCTGCGATAATGACAGCTACTGCTTTTTAAACACATCTTTCGAGCCAAAATGCTGCGAAATCGGCCAGACTTGCGCTCCCAACAACCCTTGTCCTGCCTCTGCCGTACGCTGCACCGTCACAACCACCCTCACATTAACCCACACTTCTTCGCCCACACAAACTCGCGCAAAGGAAACCACTATAACGAGCAAATCCACGTCCGTCATTACAGGATGCTGTGGGCGCTCCTGTCCTAGGACGAGCCAGTACCTTTGCGCCAAGACACTTGGCGGCGAGTGCTGCCCATTCGATACCAACTGCGAGGCGGACGGGAACTGCGTCTTCACAAAGACAAAGCCTCCGCCGGGCCTGACTCCTGCTGCAACCGGCAGCTGCACTACAAGCCAGTTTAGATGCTCCGACGGCAACGGGTGCTGCAACAACGGAGCGACGTGCACTTCGTTCAGCGGGTCGGCGTACTGCTCCACCGCTACCGGCGGTCCTACAAGCACCCTCGTCGCGCCCAGTGACGGTggctcatcttcttctggaggGCTCTCTGCCGGAGCCGAAGCGGGTATTGCTGTCGGAAGCGTGGTTGGAGGTGGCCTTATTGTCGCGGCAGCCGTGTGGTATTTGTTCAGAAGACggagagcggcggcggcggcgaatcACGTATACAATCCGGCTGATCCACAGCCCAGAGATGTCaatggagatgcagcagctccaagtgGCCCTACCATGAGTACCGCGCCGGCGACGCCTCGAACCTGGCGGCAGCGCTGGACAATGGCATCGTCGCTTACCCCCTCGGGGGCTGTAACTGACGCCGGGACAATAAGGTCTCCGTCGTCGGCCCCAGACCCCGTCGAGATTGGGTCGGAAGCGCTGTCAGAAGTGGCCGGCTCGGAGGTTATGACGCCCAAATCTGAAATCACCGGTTTTGCCTTGACAGGACTTCGAACACCGGAGACAATAGATGGTCGATTTGAATTGGGTGGAACGGAAATGGCCTGGCCGCAACCCTCGCCAGCTAGTCCCGAACCCAGTCCCCAACCGGAGGAGCAGAAACGAGATTCAAAGTCAAATTCATCACGATAA
- a CDS encoding uncharacterized protein (EggNog:ENOG41): MAPPKAADGRRKSATKHGLLVTLSVSPELLRDIFPSVSVKEASQSPESKLSKEDSQIKESPASPNALVVSTISNGDNASDSNAATPAAETTPAPTPMGPPADGAKKKGVKRSAAAANGTIDGVPKPRGKPGPKKKPRLEDGTIDHSSAAARPTAHKLGPKANQGAINAGLRALDRSGKPCRKWAKGGFRLKSFTGVVWEIPRWTAPPRTVPDSGTEDSAVPSAEGSNKENKENGNEANSMSKDNSVSNSNSGPDVEMQSAPSIQASSPAPIAVATAS, from the exons ATGGCTCCTCCCAAGGCAGCTGATGGCCGCCGCAAGTCGGCAACCAAACACGGGCTGCTCGTCACTCTCAGCGTATCGCCGGAACTGCTACGCGATATCTTCCCTTCCGTGTCTGTCAAAGAAGCATCTCAATCCCCAGAGTCAAAGCTCTCCAAGGAGGATTCGCAGATCAAAGAGTCGCCGGCTAGCCCGAACGCGCTGGTTGTATCTACCATCTCGAATGGAGACAATGCATCCGACTCCAATGCTGCCACACCGGCCGCCGAAACCACACCTGCTCCTACGCCAATGGGACCTCCCGCTGAcggagcgaagaagaaaggagtgAAGCGatctgcggctgctgcaaatGGCACCATTGATGGAGTCCCCAAGCCAAGAGGCAAGCCGGGCCCTAAGAAGAAACCTCGATT GGAGGACGGTACTATCGACCACAGCAGTGCAGCAGCTCGCCCTACTGCCCACAAACTCGGTCCCAAGGCCAATCAGGGAGCCATCAACGCAGGCCTTCGCGCCCTCGACCGTTCTGGCAAGCCTTGCCGAAAATGGGCCAAGGGTGGCTTCAGACTCAAGAGCTTCACTGGAGTTGTCTGGGAGATACCACGATGGACTGCGCCTCCGCGAACCGTTCCCGACTCTGGCACCGAAGACTCGGCTGTCCCCTCAGCCGAAGGTAGCAACAAAGAGAACAAGGAAAATGGAAACGAAGCCAACAGCATGTCCAAGGACAACAGTGTTTCtaacagcaacagcggccCTGATGTCGAGATGCAAAGCGCGCCCAGCATCCAGGCCTCATCACCAGCACCTATTGCTGTAGCCACCGCATCATAG
- a CDS encoding uncharacterized protein (SMCOG1182:Polyprenyl synthetase~antiSMASH:Cluster_3.5) gives MPSDINISPNALPPITSSSGLHSQAQRQDFGFANALGSSLSPLNPLGPGGRGPLIESEAERLGKHSGSGKLSGHSGKRSLHPEPPPRRSSKRVNRGVLSMQHQNNPGPPPDPSRFASEDFDFSRRGTWNDDKERIVRGPFDYVVSHPGKDFRAQLISSFNAFLDVPPASLAIITKVVGMLHESSLLVDDVQDSSELRRGFPVAHNIFGVAQTINSANYIYFAALQELVKLGNQNVIPLFAEELLNLHRGQGMDLFWRDTLTCPTEDDYLEMVGNKTGGLFRLGIKLMQAESSTNVDLVPLINLVGLIFQIRDDYMNLSSSEYSHNKGMCEDLTEGKFSFPVIHSIRADPVDLQLISILKQKTTDEQVKRYAVSFMESKGSFDYTRKVVETLIERARKLVEELDDGSGKAAGIHKILDKMVISS, from the coding sequence ATGCCTTCCGACATCAACATCTCTCCCAACGCCCTCCCTCCGATAACCTCTAGCAGCGGCCTGCACTCTCAAGCCCAGCGCCAGGATTTTGGATTTGCCAACGCTCTCGGCTCGTCCCTCTCGCCTCTCAACCCCTTAGGTCCCGGCGGCCGCGGACCCCTAATCGAAAGCGAGGCTGAGCGGCTAGGCAAACATTCCGGATCAGGGAAGCTCTCAGGACACTCAGGAAAGAGGTCTTTGCACCCTGAGCCACCACCGCGaaggagcagcaagaggGTAAATCGCGGTGTGCTCAGCATGCAGCACCAAAACAATCCGGGGCCGCCCCCCGACCCCTCGCGGTTTGCCAGCGAAGACTTCGATTTCAGCCGTCGAGGAACGTGGAATGACGACAAGGAGAGGATTGTAAGGGGTCCGTTTGACTACGTCGTCAGCCACCCGGGCAAAGATTTCCGTGCCCAGCTCATCTCCTCGTTTAATGCCTTCCTCGATGTCCCCCCCGCGAGCCTCGCAATTATCACAAAGGTTGTGGGCATGCTTCACGAGTCCTCCCTCCTCGTCGACGACGTCCAAGATTCATCCGAGCTCCGCCGCGGCTTCCCCGTCGCCCACAACATCTTCGGCGTAGCTCAAACCATCAACTCAGCCAACTACATATACTTTGCTGCCTTGCAGGAGCTCGTCAAGCTCGGCAACCAGAATGTCATTCCACTGTTTGCCGAGGAGCTCCTCAATCTACACCGCGGCCAGGGCATGGATCTGTTCTGGAGAGATACTCTCACGTGCCCGACCGAAGATGACTACCTAGAGATGGTAGGGAACAAAACGGGTGGCCTGTTCCGCCTCGGCATCAAGCTGATGCAGGCAGAATCGAGCACCAACGTCGACCTTGTACCTCTCATCAACCTCGTCGGCCTCATCTTCCAGATCCGCGACGATTATATGAATCTTTCTTCAAGCGAATACAGCCATAACAAGGGCATGTGCGAGGACCTGACGGAAGGCAAATTCTCTTTCCCTGTCATTCACAGCATTCGCGCCGATCCCGTAGATCTGCAGTTGATCAGCATACTGAAGCAAAAGACCACGGACGAGCAGGTTAAACGCTACGCTGTCTCCTTCATGGAGTCCAAGGGTAGCTTCGACTATACCCGGAAGGTGGTCGAAACTCTCATCGAGAGGGCGCGCAAGCTGGTCGAGGAGCTGGACGACGGGTCCGGAAAGGCCGCTGGCATCCACAAGATTCTGGATAAGATGGTCATATCGTCATGA